The following proteins are co-located in the Billgrantia tianxiuensis genome:
- a CDS encoding DUF721 domain-containing protein, translating into MSRLLGGNGELAPLMRTARLIGQAQQHLREHLPEEVREHLFVGGYRDGKLTLLTDRAVWLTWLRYEQPRLLELLHQLPEFSAVSSFTLKVRPVRPLKVPPRQVRSLPVPAADEISACAADVEDPRLKGALERLASHAERNDQR; encoded by the coding sequence ATGTCTCGCCTGCTGGGCGGCAATGGCGAGCTGGCACCGCTGATGCGCACGGCAAGGCTGATCGGCCAGGCGCAGCAGCACCTGCGCGAGCACCTCCCGGAAGAGGTGCGCGAGCACCTGTTCGTGGGGGGATACCGTGACGGCAAGCTGACCCTGCTCACCGACCGCGCCGTATGGCTGACCTGGCTGCGCTACGAACAGCCGAGACTGCTCGAGCTGCTGCACCAGTTGCCGGAATTCAGCGCTGTCAGCAGCTTTACCCTCAAGGTGCGCCCCGTGCGGCCGCTCAAGGTACCGCCACGCCAGGTGCGCTCACTGCCGGTGCCAGCTGCCGACGAGATTTCCGCCTGCGCGGCGGACGTCGAGGACCCTCGGCTCAAGGGCGCCCTCGAACGGCTCGCCTCCCATGCCGAGCGCAACGACCAACGCTAG
- the secA gene encoding preprotein translocase subunit SecA, which produces MINTLLRKVVGSKNDREVKRMQRQVAQINTLEPQFEALDDAALQARTEEFRQRLTAGENLDTLLPEAFATVREASKRVMNMRHFDVQMIGGMTLHRGRIAEMKTGEGKTLVATLAVYLNALPGNGVHVVTVNDYLARRDAEWMRPLYEFLGLSVGIIYAGQTAEEKRAAYACDITYGTNNEYGFDYLRDNMAFSLEDKVQRGLSFAIVDEVDSILIDEARTPLIISGAVDENTELYKVVDRLAAQLEKGEVSEDADAPVSGDFVLEEKHKQVEITEAGHSKVEELMRAEGLLGEEDSLYAAQNLNLLHHMHSALRARHLYHRDVDYIVANNQVVIVDEHTGRTMPGRRWSEGLHQAVEAKEGVPVQRESQTLASTTFQNYFRLYDKLAGMTGTADTEAFEFRQIYGLDVVVIPTNRPLIRRDLNDLVYLSAEEKFEAIINDVKAETEAGRPVLVGTASIETSEYLAGLMKQEGLSFNVLNAKQHQSEAEIIAQAGRPGAITIATNMAGRGTDIVLGGNWEAEAAKLENPTEEQIEKLREEWRIRHEAVLEAGGLHVIGSERHESRRIDNQLRGRAGRQGDPGSTRFFLSMEDSLMRLFGSDRVQRMMKALGLERGEAIEHKMVTNAVERAQKKVESRNFDIRKQLLEYDDVANDQRRVIYEQRNEILAAEDVSENVLGIRDEVLDLAISEFVPPQSLPEQWDLAGLQEHLKTEFNLEAPVVDWSEQDERFHEEQLRERLHEMHRGIYQEKIDTAGVELMRRFEKQIMLQVLDTRWKEHLQSMDHLRRGIHLRGYAQKNPKQEYKRESFELFQTLLTNIKADITRITSHVQVRRPEEVDELERQRREALEREKAAAASRHDAPELAEGEAQTAPAAADGRPVRREGPKVGRNDPCPCGSGKKYKQCCGQLS; this is translated from the coding sequence ATGATCAATACATTGTTACGTAAGGTCGTTGGCTCCAAGAACGACCGCGAAGTCAAGCGCATGCAACGCCAGGTGGCGCAGATCAATACGCTGGAACCGCAGTTCGAAGCGCTCGACGACGCCGCGCTCCAGGCGCGCACCGAGGAGTTCCGCCAGCGCCTGACTGCAGGCGAGAACCTCGATACGCTGTTGCCCGAAGCGTTCGCCACGGTACGCGAGGCCAGTAAGCGCGTCATGAACATGCGTCACTTCGACGTGCAGATGATCGGCGGCATGACGTTGCACCGCGGGCGCATCGCCGAAATGAAGACCGGTGAGGGCAAGACGCTCGTGGCTACCCTGGCGGTCTATCTCAACGCGCTGCCGGGCAACGGCGTCCACGTGGTGACCGTGAACGACTACCTGGCCCGGCGTGATGCCGAGTGGATGCGGCCGCTGTACGAATTCCTCGGCCTTTCCGTCGGTATCATCTACGCCGGCCAGACCGCTGAGGAGAAGCGCGCCGCCTACGCTTGCGACATCACCTACGGCACCAACAACGAGTACGGCTTCGACTATCTGCGCGACAACATGGCCTTCTCGCTGGAGGACAAGGTCCAGCGTGGCCTGAGCTTCGCCATCGTCGACGAGGTGGACTCGATCCTGATCGACGAGGCGCGCACGCCGTTGATCATCTCCGGTGCGGTGGACGAGAACACCGAACTCTATAAGGTGGTCGACCGCCTAGCTGCCCAACTAGAGAAGGGCGAGGTCTCCGAAGACGCCGACGCTCCCGTCAGCGGCGACTTCGTGCTCGAGGAGAAGCACAAGCAGGTCGAGATTACCGAGGCCGGCCACAGCAAGGTCGAGGAGCTGATGCGTGCCGAGGGGCTGTTGGGGGAAGAGGACTCGCTCTACGCCGCCCAGAACCTCAACCTGCTGCACCACATGCATTCCGCGCTGCGCGCCCGCCATCTCTACCATCGTGATGTCGACTATATCGTTGCCAACAACCAGGTAGTGATCGTCGACGAGCATACCGGCCGCACCATGCCGGGGCGGCGCTGGTCCGAGGGCTTGCACCAGGCGGTGGAGGCCAAGGAAGGGGTGCCGGTACAGCGCGAAAGCCAGACGCTGGCATCGACCACCTTCCAGAACTACTTCCGCCTCTACGACAAGCTGGCCGGCATGACTGGCACCGCCGATACCGAGGCCTTCGAATTCCGCCAGATCTATGGCCTGGATGTGGTGGTGATTCCCACCAACCGGCCGCTGATCCGTCGTGATCTCAACGACCTGGTCTACCTCTCGGCAGAGGAGAAGTTCGAAGCGATCATCAACGACGTCAAGGCCGAGACCGAGGCCGGACGGCCAGTGCTGGTGGGTACCGCTTCGATCGAAACCTCCGAGTACCTGGCGGGGCTGATGAAGCAGGAAGGGCTGAGCTTCAACGTGCTCAACGCCAAGCAGCACCAGAGCGAGGCCGAGATCATCGCCCAGGCCGGGCGTCCCGGTGCCATCACCATCGCCACCAACATGGCCGGTCGCGGTACCGATATCGTGCTGGGCGGCAACTGGGAGGCCGAAGCGGCCAAGCTCGAGAACCCCACCGAGGAGCAGATCGAAAAGCTGCGCGAGGAGTGGCGGATTCGCCACGAGGCGGTGCTGGAGGCTGGCGGCCTGCACGTGATTGGCTCCGAGCGCCACGAGTCGCGGCGTATCGACAACCAGCTGCGCGGACGTGCCGGACGCCAGGGTGACCCGGGCTCGACGCGCTTCTTCCTCTCCATGGAAGACAGCCTGATGCGGCTGTTCGGTTCCGACCGCGTGCAGCGCATGATGAAGGCGCTCGGCCTGGAGCGCGGCGAGGCCATCGAACACAAGATGGTCACCAACGCCGTGGAGCGGGCGCAGAAGAAGGTCGAGAGCCGCAACTTCGACATCCGCAAGCAATTGCTCGAGTACGACGACGTGGCCAATGACCAGCGTCGTGTGATCTACGAGCAGCGTAACGAGATCCTGGCCGCCGAGGATGTCTCCGAAAACGTGCTGGGCATACGCGACGAAGTGCTCGATCTCGCCATCAGCGAGTTCGTGCCGCCGCAGAGCCTGCCTGAGCAGTGGGATCTGGCCGGTCTGCAGGAGCACCTCAAGACCGAGTTCAACCTCGAGGCACCGGTAGTGGATTGGTCCGAGCAGGACGAGCGCTTCCACGAAGAGCAACTGCGTGAGCGCCTGCATGAGATGCACCGCGGGATCTATCAGGAGAAAATCGATACGGCGGGTGTCGAGCTGATGCGCCGCTTCGAGAAGCAGATCATGCTGCAGGTGCTCGATACGCGCTGGAAGGAGCATCTACAGTCGATGGACCACCTGCGCCGCGGGATCCATCTGCGCGGCTATGCTCAGAAGAATCCCAAGCAGGAGTACAAGCGCGAGTCCTTCGAGCTGTTCCAGACGCTGCTGACCAACATCAAGGCCGACATCACGCGGATCACCAGCCATGTGCAGGTGCGTCGGCCGGAGGAGGTCGACGAGCTGGAGCGCCAGCGACGCGAGGCGCTGGAGCGCGAGAAGGCGGCGGCTGCAAGTCGCCACGATGCCCCGGAGCTCGCCGAGGGCGAAGCGCAGACCGCTCCGGCGGCGGCCGATGGGCGCCCCGTGCGCCGTGAAGGACCCAAGGTGGGGCGTAACGATCCCTGCCCCTGCGGGTCGGGGAAGAAATACAAGCAGTGCTGCGGCCAACTGAGCTGA
- a CDS encoding MarR family winged helix-turn-helix transcriptional regulator — MASQESGSDLRLDNQLCFTLYTTSLLMTKFYKPLLQGLGLTYPQYLVLLALWQQDGQSAGAISRRLMTDTGSLTPVFKRLEADGLLRRVRSRRDERVVELFLTEQGWALQTRAQEIPDCVIMASGQPPEEVAELKARLEALRERLLESMP, encoded by the coding sequence ATGGCCAGCCAGGAGTCCGGCTCCGATCTTCGGCTCGACAATCAGCTCTGTTTCACGCTGTACACGACGTCGCTGCTGATGACCAAGTTCTACAAGCCCCTGCTGCAGGGGCTTGGCCTCACCTATCCGCAGTATCTGGTATTGCTCGCCTTGTGGCAGCAGGACGGTCAGAGTGCCGGTGCCATCAGCCGCCGCCTGATGACCGACACCGGCTCGCTCACCCCCGTGTTCAAGCGTCTCGAGGCCGATGGTCTGCTCCGGCGGGTGCGCAGCCGCCGCGACGAACGGGTCGTCGAGCTGTTCCTCACCGAGCAGGGGTGGGCATTGCAGACACGCGCTCAGGAGATCCCTGACTGCGTGATCATGGCCAGCGGCCAACCGCCCGAAGAGGTCGCCGAGCTCAAGGCGCGACTGGAAGCGCTGCGTGAGCGACTGCTGGAGTCCATGCCCTGA
- a CDS encoding TetR/AcrR family transcriptional regulator: MNVVNESPRRKELTRLAAQLFVQEGFDRTTVRMLAQEMGIKSGSLFHHFRDKQEILAAVIEEGTQNALTLAHQALEECGDSADERLHAMARAHLQTLLTDRNAHVVALYEWRRLDAAARAHLSHLRDAYEELWERVIDEALAAGLIHGDRFLVSRFVMGALNWTVRWYDPEGARKPDDLAHELVAMITSSSRAS; the protein is encoded by the coding sequence ATGAATGTCGTTAACGAGTCCCCACGCCGCAAGGAACTGACCCGTCTGGCCGCCCAGTTGTTCGTCCAGGAGGGCTTCGATCGCACCACGGTACGCATGCTCGCCCAGGAGATGGGCATCAAGTCCGGTAGCCTGTTCCACCATTTTCGCGACAAGCAGGAGATCCTCGCGGCCGTCATCGAGGAGGGCACCCAGAACGCCCTGACGCTGGCGCATCAGGCCCTGGAGGAGTGCGGCGATTCCGCCGACGAGCGTCTCCATGCCATGGCCCGGGCTCACCTGCAGACGCTGCTGACCGACCGTAACGCGCATGTCGTCGCGCTCTACGAGTGGCGGCGGCTGGATGCGGCGGCGCGAGCGCACCTCAGCCATTTGCGTGACGCCTATGAGGAACTATGGGAGCGGGTCATCGACGAAGCCCTGGCCGCCGGGCTCATCCATGGCGATCGCTTCCTGGTGTCACGCTTCGTCATGGGCGCGTTGAATTGGACGGTGCGCTGGTACGACCCCGAAGGCGCGCGCAAGCCGGACGACCTGGCCCATGAGTTGGTGGCCATGATCACTTCCTCCTCTCGCGCTTCCTGA
- a CDS encoding alpha/beta fold hydrolase, producing MNRIGLIALALLPLLAGCAGPVWQTPGPVQSTPQLTPYQVIADDGYRLPLRHWPAVGETRAMVLAVHGFNDHAGSFEILASALTPHGIEVFAHDQRGFGTTHQRRLWAGHERLSDDVVMLARLLRERHPGTPLYLVGKSMGAAVALLAMAADEAPPVDGSVLISPAVWGKQTMPWYQRLGLWLGVRLMPQATFSVRTTRRLGIEPTDDEEIKRLLASDPLILRSARLDTLDGLTHTMSLALEAAERLPPPALVLYGDEDQVIPAEAYCALLERLPNDEAIRLAFYPDGYHMLTRYSRRERTEQDLAAWLLDPTAELPSGFEVASEIVLATLCD from the coding sequence ATGAATCGGATCGGTCTCATTGCCCTGGCGCTTCTCCCCCTGCTGGCCGGCTGTGCCGGTCCGGTGTGGCAAACCCCGGGCCCTGTTCAGAGTACACCTCAGTTGACGCCCTATCAGGTCATTGCCGACGACGGCTATCGCCTGCCGCTGCGTCATTGGCCCGCAGTGGGCGAGACACGAGCGATGGTGTTGGCGGTACACGGCTTCAATGACCACGCCGGAAGCTTCGAGATCCTGGCCAGCGCCCTCACCCCGCACGGCATCGAGGTCTTTGCCCATGACCAGCGCGGCTTCGGCACCACGCATCAGCGTCGCCTGTGGGCCGGCCACGAACGCTTGAGCGATGACGTGGTCATGCTCGCCAGGCTGCTGCGTGAGCGGCATCCCGGCACACCGCTCTACCTCGTCGGCAAGAGCATGGGCGCGGCCGTGGCGCTACTTGCCATGGCCGCCGACGAGGCGCCTCCAGTCGATGGCAGCGTGTTGATTTCACCCGCGGTGTGGGGCAAGCAGACCATGCCCTGGTACCAACGGCTTGGATTATGGCTGGGCGTGCGTCTGATGCCCCAGGCCACCTTCTCGGTACGCACCACCCGCCGCCTGGGCATCGAGCCGACCGACGACGAAGAGATCAAACGGCTGCTGGCCAGCGATCCGCTGATTCTGCGCAGCGCCCGCCTCGATACTCTCGATGGCCTGACCCACACCATGAGCCTGGCCCTCGAAGCGGCCGAACGGCTCCCTCCGCCCGCGCTGGTGCTCTACGGCGACGAGGATCAGGTCATCCCCGCCGAAGCCTACTGCGCCCTGCTGGAACGCCTGCCGAACGACGAAGCGATACGCCTGGCGTTCTATCCCGACGGCTATCACATGCTCACACGCTACAGCCGGCGTGAACGCACTGAGCAGGACCTCGCTGCCTGGCTACTCGATCCTACTGCCGAGCTGCCCTCGGGTTTCGAGGTGGCAAGCGAGATTGTGCTGGCCACGTTGTGTGACTGA
- a CDS encoding SDR family NAD(P)-dependent oxidoreductase, with protein MQVKDRTFLITGAASGLGAATAERLVAGGGRVVLCDLSEAVEAHAEKLGEAARAVRGDVTSAADMQAAVDAAVALGGEGGLAGVVHCAGVVSVAKLVDREGNPADLDAYARTVQINLVGTFNVMRLAAAAMAKNVPSDDGERGIIVNTASIAAFDGQVGQCAYSASKAGVVGMSLPAARELSRHGIRVMAIAPGVFQTPMMSEIPDEAAKALAASVPFPKRLGEPDEFARLAEQIITNTMLNGEVIRLDGGIRMQ; from the coding sequence ATGCAAGTGAAGGACCGTACCTTTCTGATCACCGGCGCCGCCTCCGGACTGGGAGCGGCCACGGCCGAGCGGCTCGTTGCCGGCGGCGGCCGGGTGGTGCTCTGCGACTTGAGCGAGGCAGTCGAGGCCCACGCCGAAAAACTCGGTGAGGCCGCCCGCGCGGTACGTGGCGATGTCACCTCGGCGGCCGACATGCAGGCGGCAGTGGACGCCGCCGTCGCCCTGGGCGGGGAAGGGGGGCTGGCCGGCGTGGTGCACTGCGCCGGGGTGGTCAGCGTGGCCAAGCTGGTCGATCGGGAAGGTAATCCTGCCGATCTCGATGCCTATGCGCGTACCGTGCAGATCAACCTGGTAGGCACCTTCAACGTGATGCGGCTGGCTGCCGCAGCCATGGCGAAGAATGTGCCGAGCGACGACGGTGAGCGCGGCATCATCGTCAATACCGCCTCCATCGCCGCCTTCGACGGCCAGGTGGGCCAATGTGCCTACAGCGCCTCCAAGGCCGGGGTGGTGGGCATGAGCTTGCCGGCTGCACGGGAGCTGTCGCGCCATGGTATCCGGGTGATGGCAATCGCCCCCGGCGTGTTCCAGACGCCGATGATGAGCGAGATTCCCGACGAGGCCGCCAAGGCCCTGGCCGCCTCGGTGCCGTTCCCCAAGCGCTTGGGGGAGCCCGACGAGTTCGCTCGCCTGGCCGAACAGATCATCACCAACACCATGCTCAATGGTGAAGTGATCCGCCTCGATGGCGGTATTCGCATGCAGTGA
- a CDS encoding acyl-CoA dehydrogenase C-terminal domain-containing protein, with product MPDYQAPLRDLRFVMDEMLDYPAHYARLPGGEEATPDVVAAILEEGARFAREVLLPLNQSGDQEGCLLEGGEVKAPKGFREAYQQYVEGGWPSLAAEPAHGGQGLPHSLAMVLNEMVCSTNLAWGMYPGLSHGAADALRHHGTEEQQATYLTKLVEGVWTGTMCLTEPHCGTDLGLIKTRAVPTADGAYEITGTKIFISAGEHDLAENIVHLVLAKLPDAPEGSKGISLFVVPKFLPDAEGNPGERNGVACGSLEHKMGIHGNATCVMNFDAARGFLVGPPNKGLACMFTMMNAARLGVGIQGLGLTEASFQNALAYARDRLQMRALSGPQAPEKPADPIIVHPDVRRMLLTQKAFAEGGRMLVLYTAQLLDIVEHGQDAAERERAETLLGLLTPIVKAFLTEVGFEATNEGVQVFGGHGFIQEWGMEQLVRDSRITRLYEGTTGIQALDLLGRKVLMSQGESLKVFTKEIHKFCKAEEGNAEMAEFVAPLAKLNAEWGELTMGIGMKAMNDREEVGAASVDYLMYSGYVTLAYFFARAAKQAREVLAAGSDEAAFYEAKVKTARFYFQRLLPRTRAHAQCIQAGAEPLMALSAEEFGLGFEI from the coding sequence ATGCCCGATTATCAGGCCCCCCTGCGCGATCTTCGTTTCGTGATGGACGAAATGCTGGACTATCCGGCTCATTACGCCCGCCTGCCGGGTGGTGAAGAGGCGACGCCAGACGTGGTAGCCGCCATTCTCGAGGAGGGCGCTCGCTTCGCTCGCGAGGTGCTGCTGCCGCTGAACCAGAGCGGCGACCAGGAAGGGTGCTTGCTGGAAGGAGGCGAGGTAAAGGCACCCAAGGGGTTCAGGGAGGCCTACCAGCAGTACGTCGAAGGCGGTTGGCCGAGCCTGGCGGCGGAGCCCGCTCACGGTGGCCAGGGGCTGCCGCACTCGCTGGCCATGGTGCTGAACGAGATGGTGTGCTCCACCAACCTGGCCTGGGGCATGTATCCCGGCCTGTCCCATGGCGCCGCCGACGCGCTGCGTCATCATGGCACCGAAGAGCAGCAAGCCACCTACCTCACCAAGCTGGTGGAAGGCGTGTGGACCGGTACCATGTGTCTCACCGAGCCGCATTGCGGCACCGACCTGGGATTGATCAAGACCCGTGCCGTACCCACCGCCGACGGCGCCTACGAGATCACTGGCACCAAGATCTTCATCTCCGCCGGTGAGCACGACCTGGCCGAGAACATCGTCCACCTGGTGCTGGCCAAGCTCCCCGATGCGCCCGAGGGTTCCAAGGGCATCTCGCTGTTCGTGGTCCCCAAGTTTCTGCCCGACGCCGAAGGCAACCCGGGCGAGCGCAACGGCGTGGCCTGTGGCTCGCTGGAGCACAAGATGGGCATCCACGGCAACGCCACCTGTGTGATGAACTTCGATGCCGCTCGCGGCTTCCTCGTTGGCCCGCCCAACAAGGGGCTGGCCTGCATGTTCACCATGATGAATGCCGCGCGCCTGGGCGTGGGCATTCAGGGACTGGGCCTGACCGAGGCGAGCTTCCAGAACGCGCTGGCCTATGCTCGCGATCGCCTGCAGATGCGTGCTCTCTCCGGCCCGCAGGCGCCCGAGAAGCCTGCCGACCCGATCATCGTGCATCCCGACGTGCGGCGCATGCTGCTGACCCAGAAGGCTTTTGCTGAGGGTGGACGAATGCTGGTGCTATACACCGCCCAATTGCTTGATATCGTCGAGCATGGCCAGGACGCCGCCGAGCGCGAGCGCGCCGAAACTCTGCTGGGGCTGCTGACGCCGATCGTCAAGGCGTTCCTCACCGAGGTGGGTTTCGAGGCCACCAACGAGGGTGTGCAGGTATTCGGCGGCCACGGTTTCATCCAGGAGTGGGGCATGGAGCAGCTGGTGCGCGATTCGCGTATCACGCGCCTTTATGAAGGCACCACCGGCATCCAGGCCCTCGACCTGCTGGGCCGCAAGGTGCTGATGAGCCAGGGCGAGAGCCTCAAGGTCTTCACCAAGGAGATCCACAAGTTCTGCAAGGCCGAAGAGGGCAATGCCGAGATGGCCGAATTCGTCGCGCCGCTGGCCAAGCTCAACGCCGAGTGGGGCGAGCTGACCATGGGCATCGGCATGAAGGCCATGAACGACCGCGAGGAAGTCGGAGCCGCCAGCGTCGACTACCTGATGTACTCCGGCTACGTGACGCTGGCTTATTTCTTCGCCCGGGCCGCCAAGCAGGCTCGGGAAGTTCTGGCGGCAGGCAGCGACGAAGCGGCCTTCTACGAGGCCAAGGTCAAGACGGCACGCTTCTACTTCCAGCGTTTGTTGCCGCGTACCCGCGCCCACGCCCAGTGCATTCAGGCCGGCGCCGAGCCGCTGATGGCACTGTCGGCGGAGGAGTTCGGTCTCGGCTTCGAGATCTGA
- a CDS encoding acetyl-CoA C-acyltransferase gives MSSPSDIVFLSAARTPMGGMLGSLASLTAPELAATAIRAAIERAGIESSTIDEGIMGCVLPAGVKQGPARQAMRQAGIPDGIGATTINKLCGSGMKATMLAHDLIRAGSGEVMLAGGMESMSNAPHVLTKARTGYRLGHGELKDHMFLDGLEDAETGKLMGVFAQEVADSRSYSRERLDDFAIASLERAMEATNAGHLKAEMAPVTVTSRKGESVVEHDEQPFQAKLDKIRELRPAFAKDGTITAANSSSISDGASALILASQAAADRLGAKPIARMLGHSTHSQHPSEFTIAPVGAIDKLLKKLGWGVADVDLFEINEAFAVVTLLAMDGLDIPHAKVNVFGGACAQGHPIGSTGSRIIATLIHALRTKGGKRGIASLCIGGGEATAVAVELID, from the coding sequence ATGAGCAGCCCCAGCGACATCGTATTCCTTTCCGCCGCCCGCACACCGATGGGCGGGATGTTGGGCAGCCTGGCAAGCCTCACCGCTCCAGAGCTCGCCGCCACTGCCATTCGCGCTGCCATCGAGCGCGCCGGCATCGAGTCCAGTACCATCGACGAGGGCATCATGGGCTGCGTCCTGCCCGCCGGGGTCAAGCAGGGGCCGGCCCGCCAGGCCATGCGCCAGGCCGGCATTCCCGATGGTATCGGCGCCACCACCATCAACAAGCTATGCGGCTCGGGCATGAAGGCCACCATGCTGGCCCATGACCTGATCCGCGCCGGCAGCGGCGAGGTGATGCTCGCCGGCGGCATGGAGTCGATGTCCAACGCCCCCCATGTGCTGACCAAGGCACGCACCGGCTACCGCCTGGGCCATGGCGAGCTCAAGGACCACATGTTCCTCGACGGCCTCGAAGACGCCGAAACCGGCAAGCTGATGGGCGTGTTCGCCCAGGAAGTCGCCGATTCGCGCAGCTACTCCCGCGAGCGCCTGGATGACTTCGCCATTGCCTCGCTCGAGCGTGCCATGGAGGCCACCAACGCCGGACACCTGAAGGCCGAGATGGCCCCGGTCACCGTCACCAGCCGCAAGGGCGAGAGCGTGGTCGAGCATGACGAGCAGCCGTTCCAGGCCAAGCTCGACAAGATTCGCGAGCTGCGCCCCGCCTTCGCCAAGGACGGAACCATCACCGCCGCCAACTCCAGTTCGATCTCCGATGGCGCCTCGGCGCTGATCCTGGCCAGCCAGGCCGCCGCCGACCGGCTCGGCGCCAAGCCGATCGCTCGCATGCTGGGCCACAGCACCCACTCCCAGCATCCCAGTGAGTTCACCATCGCCCCGGTAGGCGCCATCGACAAGCTGCTGAAGAAGCTGGGCTGGGGCGTGGCCGACGTCGATCTGTTCGAGATCAACGAGGCCTTCGCCGTGGTCACTCTGCTAGCCATGGATGGACTCGACATCCCCCACGCCAAGGTCAACGTCTTCGGCGGCGCCTGCGCCCAGGGCCACCCCATTGGCTCCACCGGCTCGCGCATCATCGCCACGCTGATCCACGCCTTGCGCACCAAGGGTGGCAAACGCGGTATCGCCAGCCTGTGCATCGGCGGCGGCGAGGCCACGGCGGTGGCGGTAGAGCTGATCGATTGA
- a CDS encoding winged helix-turn-helix domain-containing protein, whose amino-acid sequence MALSKTQSSFYRRLYLAHLIECGVASVPAIVAATGMPRRTAQDTLKALEELDIRCEFKPTPGERHNSGQYEIADWGPIDRAWVAQHAERIRLALDYPALA is encoded by the coding sequence ATGGCGCTCAGCAAGACCCAGTCCAGCTTCTACCGTCGCCTTTACCTTGCCCACCTGATCGAATGCGGGGTTGCCAGCGTGCCGGCTATCGTCGCAGCCACCGGCATGCCCCGGCGCACCGCCCAGGATACGCTCAAGGCACTCGAGGAACTGGACATTCGCTGTGAGTTCAAGCCGACCCCGGGGGAACGCCATAACAGCGGGCAGTACGAGATCGCCGACTGGGGGCCCATCGATCGCGCCTGGGTGGCGCAACACGCCGAACGGATTCGTCTCGCCCTGGACTACCCTGCACTGGCATGA
- the argJ gene encoding bifunctional glutamate N-acetyltransferase/amino-acid acetyltransferase ArgJ → MAVGETRFPAMPVIEGLRLGTAMAGIKKPGRRDLVVIEIAEGARVAGSFTLNAFCAAPVTVAKEHLAACQARGEGARLLVINTGNANAGTGQAGLRDARATCAELARLAGVPEDGVLPFSTGVIGEPLPMERLLGGLSPALDALGADGEAWQQAGEGILTTDTRPKGASVTLELGERTVTINGISKGSGMIKPNMATMLAFVATDAAIEQELLDSLLRETVNRSFNCITVDGDTSTNDACMLIATGRGATVASDEEIAVFRNGLQRVMTELAQAIVRDGEGATKFVTLQVQEAVSREEALDVAFTVAHSPLVKTALFASDANWGRILAAVGRAPVRDFDVERVIIDLGDVRLVENGGRAAGYTEEQGSRVMRESEIVIRIALGRGEESATVWTTDLSHEYVSINADYRS, encoded by the coding sequence ATGGCGGTGGGTGAGACACGTTTTCCGGCCATGCCGGTCATCGAAGGGCTGCGCCTGGGTACTGCCATGGCCGGCATCAAGAAGCCTGGCCGGCGCGACCTGGTGGTGATCGAGATTGCCGAGGGGGCGCGGGTGGCGGGCAGCTTTACCCTCAATGCCTTCTGCGCCGCTCCCGTCACCGTGGCCAAGGAGCACTTGGCAGCCTGTCAGGCGCGTGGCGAGGGGGCTCGCCTGCTGGTGATCAACACCGGCAACGCCAACGCCGGCACCGGCCAGGCCGGCCTGCGCGATGCCCGGGCGACCTGCGCCGAGCTGGCCAGGCTCGCCGGTGTGCCCGAGGATGGCGTGCTGCCGTTCTCTACCGGGGTGATCGGCGAGCCGCTGCCCATGGAGCGGCTGCTGGGTGGCCTGTCGCCGGCACTGGATGCGCTTGGCGCCGACGGCGAAGCGTGGCAGCAGGCAGGGGAGGGTATCCTCACCACCGATACGCGGCCCAAGGGGGCCAGCGTGACGCTGGAGCTGGGTGAGCGGACGGTGACCATCAACGGTATCAGCAAAGGCTCGGGCATGATCAAGCCCAACATGGCGACCATGCTGGCCTTCGTCGCCACCGATGCCGCCATCGAGCAGGAGCTGCTCGATTCGCTGCTGCGCGAGACGGTGAATCGCTCGTTCAACTGCATCACCGTCGATGGCGACACCTCGACCAACGATGCCTGCATGCTGATCGCCACCGGCCGTGGTGCCACGGTCGCCAGCGACGAAGAGATTGCAGTGTTCCGCAACGGGCTGCAGCGGGTCATGACCGAACTGGCCCAGGCGATCGTGCGCGACGGCGAGGGGGCCACCAAGTTCGTCACCTTGCAAGTCCAGGAGGCGGTCAGCCGCGAGGAGGCGTTGGATGTGGCCTTTACCGTGGCGCATTCGCCGCTGGTCAAAACGGCGCTGTTCGCCTCCGATGCCAACTGGGGGCGCATCCTGGCGGCGGTGGGCCGCGCCCCGGTGCGCGACTTCGACGTCGAGCGGGTGATCATCGACCTGGGCGACGTGAGACTGGTGGAAAATGGCGGCAGGGCCGCCGGCTATACCGAAGAGCAGGGCAGTCGCGTGATGCGCGAGTCGGAGATCGTCATTCGAATTGCGCTGGGGCGGGGTGAGGAGAGCGCCACGGTGTGGACCACCGACCTTTCCCACGAGTACGTGAGCATCAACGCGGACTATCGCAGCTAG